One stretch of Armigeres subalbatus isolate Guangzhou_Male chromosome 2, GZ_Asu_2, whole genome shotgun sequence DNA includes these proteins:
- the LOC134214733 gene encoding cathepsin B-like, which produces MKVHRIVFVLFVSTAFAGADPDIYEDNLTRDEFIAAINSRAKTWKAGINQGPEPVYMTTAGSASEAELRMLDPDPMLSRPRTDDLPETFDARDHWPECPSLREVRNQGCCASCYAVSVAAAMTDRWCIQSNGTQQHTFSSQDVASCCVGCGDCTGGYPHRVWWHWRSHGVVSGGEFDSGEGCRPYEVDACVYGEPEPEELECVQQCRIGHPVGYEADKRYAVRSFHVLPEEEMIMWNIYLGGPVSATFQIYSDFSSYRSGVYRHTSGRHRGLHIVKLLGWGIENGTKYWLLANTWGSDWGDGGFVKFLRGENHLGIESEVFGGNPRYD; this is translated from the coding sequence ATGAAAGTGCACAGAATAGTATTCGTTCTTTTCGTCTCAACCGCGTTTGCCGGAGCAGATCCAGACATCTACGAAGACAACCTAACTCGCGATGAGTTCATCGCCGCTATCAATTCCCGGGCCAAAACGTGGAAAGCCGGCATCAACCAGGGACCGGAACCCGTATACATGACCACCGCGGGCAGTGCCAGCGAAGCCGAACTACGGATGCTGGATCCAGATCCAATGTTGAGCCGGCCCAGAACCGATGATCTGCCGGAGACGTTCGACGCACGGGACCATTGGCCGGAGTGCCCTTCGTTGAGAGAAGTTCGCAACCAGGGCTGTTGTGCGTCGTGCTACGCAGTGTCCGTTGCAGCAGCCATGACCGACCGATGGTGTATACAATCCAATGGAACCCAGCAGCATACTTTCAGCTCGCAAGATGTCGCCTCTTGTTGCGTGGGATGCGGAGACTGTACCGGAGGATATCCGCACCGAGTGTGGTGGCACTGGAGAAGCCATGGAGTCGTTAGTGGAGGAGAGTTTGACTCCGGGGAAGGTTGTCGACCATATGAGGTTGACGCATGCGTGTATGGGGAGCCAGAACCAGAGGAGCTGGAATGTGTGCAGCAGTGTCGGATAGGTCATCCGGTTGGGTATGAAGCAGATAAGCGATACGCTGTGAGGTCCTTTCATGTGCTGCCCGAAGAGGAGATGATAATGTGGAACATTTATCTGGGTGGTCCGGTTTCTGCGACTTTCCAGATCTATAGTGATTTCAGCAGTTACCGTTCTGGAGTTTATAGACATACAAGCGGGCGGCATCGTGGACTGCATATTGTTAAGTTACTCGGTTGGGGGATCGAAAACGGCACCAAATACTGGCTTTTAGCAAACACTTGGGGATCAGACTGGGGTGATGGAGGGTTTGTGAAGTTTTTGCGAGGTGAAAACCATTTAGGTATTGAATCGGAAGTTTTTGGTGGTAATCCACGGTATGACTGA